In a genomic window of Piliocolobus tephrosceles isolate RC106 chromosome 1, ASM277652v3, whole genome shotgun sequence:
- the DENND4B gene encoding DENN domain-containing protein 4B isoform X4: protein MWQSSLGHWARKCPRATHASRLPLGATPWNSVLGFWVELNPSSATAGAVTSPPLLSWGCCMRGRNVPSLASKCLTQHPTATQQTWPLQALGTPAPTSLIGGQQRGQGCMPWASPTSAWCCPVRARALPILTAGCTATSTLAWHISHFIHNVPFPSPQRPRILVQMSPYDNLLLCQPVSSPLPLSGASFLQLLQSLGPELAITLLLAVLTEHKLLVHSLRPDLLTSVCEALVSMIFPLHWQCPYIPLCPLVLADVLSAPVPFIVGIHSSYFDLHDPPADVICVDLDTNTLFQTEEKKLLSPRTLPRRPYKVLLATLTNLYQQLDQTYTGPEEEASLEFLLTDYEAVCGRRARLEREVQGAFLRFMACLLKGYRVFLRPLTQAPSEGARDVDNLFFLQGFLKSRERSSHKLYSQLLHTQMFSQFIEECSFGSARHAALEFFDSCVDKVHPEQEKPEPTPLVELEELSGSELTVFITPPEEPPVPEGSESTPQYCYDGFPELRAELFESLQEQPGALPVPGPSRSAPSSPAPRRTKQEMKVAQRMAQKSAAVPELWARCLLGHCYGLWFLCLPAYVRSAPSRVQALHTAYHVLRQMESGKVVLPDEVCYRVLMQLCSHYGQPVLSVRVMLEMRQAGIVPNTITYGYYNKAVLESKWPSGTPGGRLRWAKLRNVVLGAAQFRQPLRERRQQQQQQQQQQQQVSAPQEAGSSQAEPYLERPSPTRPLQRQTTWAGRSLRDPASPPGRLVKSGSLGSARGAQPTVEAGVAHMIEALGVLEPRGSPVPWHDGSLSDLSLTGEEPVPGGSPGGSGSALSAQSTEALEGLSGRGPKAGGRQDEAGTPRRGLGARLQQLLTPSRHPPTSRIPPPELPPDLPPPARRSPMDSLLHPRERPGSTASESSASLGSEWDLSESSLSNLSLRHSSERLSDTPGSFQSPSLEILLSSCSLCRACDSLVYDEEIMAGWAPDDSNLNTTCPFCACPFVPLLSVQTLDSRPSVPSPKSADASGSKDAPVPGGPGPVLSDRRLCLALDEPQLCNGHMGGSSRRVESGAWAYLSPLVLRKELESLVENEGSEVLALPELPSAHPIIFWNLLWYFQRLRLPSILPGLVLASCDGPSHSQAPSPWLTPDPASVQVRLLWDVLTPDPNSCPPLYVLWRVHSQIPQRVVWPGPVPASLSLALLESVLRHVGLNEVHKAVGLLLETLGPPPTGLHLQRGIYREILFLTMAALGKDHVDIVAFDKKYKSAFNKLASSMGKEELRQRRAQMPTPKAIDCRKCFGAPPEC from the exons ATGTGGCAGTCATCGCTAGGGCACTGGGCGAGGAAGTGCCCCAGGGCTACACATGCATCCAGACTTCCGCTGGGGGCCACCCCTTGGAACTCAGTGCTGGGCTTCTGGGTGGAACTCAACCCGTCATCTGCTACCGCAGGGGCCGTGACAAGCCCCCCCTTGTTGAGCTGGG GGTGTTGTATGAGGGGAAGGAACGTCCCAAGCCTGGCTTCCAAGTGCTTGACACAACACCCTACAGCCACTCAGCAAACCTGGCCCCTCCAGGCCCTGGGCACCCCCGCACCTACCTCACTTATCGGCGGGCAGCAGAGGGGGCAGGGCTGCATGCCCTGGGCATCACCGACCTCTGCCTGGTGCTGCCCAGTAAGGGCGAGGGCACTCCCCATACTTACTGCCGGCTGCACCGCAACCTCAACCCTGGCATG gcacATCTCCCACTTCATTCACAACgtgcccttcccttccccacaGAGACCCCGCATCCTAGTGCAG ATGTCTCCCTATGACAACTTGCTCCTCTGTCAGCCTGTATCCTCGCCCCTGCCCCTCAG TGGTGCCAGCTTCCTGCAGCTGCTGCAGAGCCTGGGCCCTGAGCTGGCTATCACACTGCTGCTGGCTGTGCTCACAGAGCACAAGCTGCTGGTCCACTCGCTGCGGCCAGACCTGCTCACCAGCGTCTGCGAGGCCCTCGTCTCG ATGATCTTCCCACTGCACTGGCAGTGCCCCTACATTCCTCTGTGCCCGCTGGTGCTGGCAGATGTGCTGAGTGCCCCAGTGCCCTTCATTGTGGGTATCCACTCCAGCTACTTTGATCTGCATGACCCGCCTGCTGATGTCATCTGTGTCGACCTTGATACCAACACACTCTTCCA GACTGAGGAGAAGAAGCTCCTCTCCCCTCGGACCCTGCCCCGCAGACCCTACAAGGTTCTGCTGGCCACACTGACAAACCTGTACCAGCAGCTGGACCAGA CATACACTGGACCTGAGGAGGAGGCATCCCTGGAGTTCCTACTGACAGACTACGAGGCAGTGTGTGGCCGCAGGGCCCGGCTGGAACGCGAAGTCCAAGGAGCCTTCCTCCGCTTCATGGCCTGTCTGCTCAAGGGCTACCGGGTCTTCCTGCGCCCACTCACCCAGGCCCCCTCCGAGGGAGCTCGTGATGTTGACAACCTTTTCTTCCTGCAGG GCTTCCTCAAATCTCGGGAACGCTCCAGCCACAAACTTTACTCTCAGCTGCTGCATACACAGATGTTCTCACAGTTCATTGAGGAGTGCTCTTTCGGCTCTGCTCGCCATGCTGCCCTGGAATTCTTCGACTCTTGTGTTGACAAG GTCCACCCAGAGCAGGAGAAGCCTGAGCCGACACCTTTAGTGGAGCTAGAGGAGCTGTCAGGAAGTGAGCTCACTGTCTTTATCACACCTCCCGAGGAGCCTCCCGTACCAGAGGGCAGTGAATCCACTCCCCAGTACTG CTACGATGGGTTCCCAGAGCTACGGGCTGAGCTGTTTGAGTCtcttcaagagcagcctggggcCCTGCCTGTGCCAGGCCCTTCACGTAGCGCCCCCAGCAGTCCTGCTCCTCGCCGTACCAAACAG gagatgaaggttgcacaGCGGATGGCACAGAAGTCAGCAGCTGTGCCTGAGCTGTGGGCCCGGTGCCTGCTGGGGCACTGCTATGGGCTGTGGTTCCTGTGTCTGCCTGCTTACGTGCGCTCGGCACCCTCCCGGGTGCAGGCACTGCACACGGCCTACCATGTGCTGCGCCAGATGGAGAGCGGCAAGGTGGTGCTCCCTGATGAG GTGTGTTACCGGGTACTGATGCAGCTCTGCTCACACTATGGGCAGCCTGTGCTGTCTGTGCGGGTCATGCTGGAGATGCGGCAGGCAGGCATTGTGCCCAACACCATCACCTATGGCTACTACAATAAG GCTGTGCTAGAAAGCAAGTGGCCGTCTGGCACACCAGGTGGGCGTCTGCGCTGGGCCAAGCTCCGGAATGTCGTCCTGGGGGCTGCTCAGTTCCGCCAGCCCTTGAGAGAACGgcgacagcagcagcagcagcagcagcagcagcagcagcaggtgtCAGCACCTCAAGAGGCAGGCAGCTCCCAGGCAG AGCCCTATTTGGAGCGCCCTTCCCCTACTCGCCCCCTTCAGCGCCAGACTACTTGGGCTGGGCGAAGTCTGAGAGACCCGGCCTCACCCCCTGGACGCCTGGTGAAGAGTGGTAGCCTGGGCAGTGCCCGAGGGGCACAGCCCACTGTGGAGGCTGGTGTAGCCCACA TGATAGAGGCCTTGGGGGTCCTGGAACCCCGAGGATCACCTGTGCCCTGGCACGATGGAAGTCTCTCAGACCTGAGCCTGACGGGGGAGGAGCCGGTCCCTGGAGGCAGCCCAGGGGGCTCAGGCTCAGCCCTGAGTGCCCAGTCCACTGAGGCCCTGGAAGGGCTAAGTGGGCGGGGACCCAAGGCTGGTGGGCGACAGGATGAGGCAGGCACCCCCCGACGAGGGCTGGGTGCCCGCCTCCAACAGCTGCTCACTCCTTCCCGCCACCCCCCCACTTCCCGCATTCCCCCACCTGAGCTGCCTCCTGACCTGCCTCCCCCAGCCCGCCGCAGCCCAATGGACAGTCTTCTGCACCCCCGGGAGCGCCCTGGATCCACTGCCTCCGAG AGCTCAGCCTCTCTGGGCAGTGAGTGGGACCTCTCAGAATCTTCTCTCAGTAACCTGAGTCTTCGCCATTCCTCAGAGCGCCTCAGTGACACCCCTGGATCCTTCCAGTCACCTTCCCTGGAA ATTCTGCTGTCCAGCTGCTCCCTGTGCCGTGCCTGTGATTCGCTGGTGTACGATGAGGAAATCATGGCTGGCTGGGCACCTGATGACTCTAACCTCAATACAACCTGCCCCTTCTGCGCCTGCCCCTTTGTGCCCCTGCTCAGTGTCCAGACCCTTGATTCCCGGCCCAG TGTCCCCAGCCCCAAGTCTGCTGATGCCAGTGGCAGCAAAGATGCTCCTGTCCCTGGGGGTCCTGGCCCTGTGCTCAGTGACCGCAGGCTCTGCCTTGCTCTGGATGAGCCCCAGCTCTGCAACGGGCACATGGGG GGATCCTCCCGGCGGGTTGAGAGTGGGGCATGGGCATACTTGAGCCCCCTGGTGCTGCGTAAGGAGCTGGAGTCGCTGGTAGAGAACGAGGGCAGTGAGGTGCTGGCGTTGCCTGAATTGCCCTCTGCCCACCCCATCATCTTCTGGAACCTTTTGTGGTATTTCCAACGGCTACGCCTGCCCAGTATTCTACCAGGCCTGGTGCTGGCCTCCTGTGATGGGCCTTCACACTCCCAG GCCCCATCTCCTTGGCTAACCCCTGATCCAGCCTCTGTTCAGGTACGGCTGCTGTGGGATGTACTGACCCCTGACCCCAATAGCTGCCCACCTCTCTATGTGCTCTGGAGGGTCCACA GCCAGATCCCCCAGCGGGTGGTATGGCCAGGCCCAGTACCTGCATCCCTTAGTTTGGCACTGTTGGAGTCGGTGCTGCGCCATGTTGGACTCAATGAAGTGCACAAGGCTGTGGGGCTCCTGCTGGAAACTCTAGGGCCCCCACCCACTGGCCTGCACCTGCAGAG GGGAATCTACCGTGAGATTTTATTCCTGACAATGGCTGCTCTGGGCAAGGACCACGTGGACATAG TGGCCTTCGATAAGAAGTACAAGTCTGCCTTTAACAAGCTGGCCAGCAGCATGGGCAAGGAGGAGCTGAGGCAGCGGCGGGCACAGATGCCCACTCCCAAGGCCATTGACTGCCGAAAATGTTTTGGAGCACCTCCAGAATGCTAG
- the DENND4B gene encoding DENN domain-containing protein 4B isoform X2, with protein MAEERPPRLVDYFVVAGLAGNGAPIPEETWVPEPSGPLRPPRPAEPITDVAVIARALGEEVPQGYTCIQTSAGGHPLELSAGLLGGTQPVICYRRGRDKPPLVELGVLYEGKERPKPGFQVLDTTPYSHSANLAPPGPGHPRTYLTYRRAAEGAGLHALGITDLCLVLPSKGEGTPHTYCRLHRNLNPGMWGPAVYLCYKVGLAKANTLVYEAELLGRYPEEDNEAFPLPESVPVFCLPMGATIECWPAQTKYPVPVFSTFVLTGAAGDKVYGAALQFYEAFPRARLSERQARALGLLSAVERGRALGGRAVRSRRAIAVLSRWPAFSAFRAFLTFLYRYSVSGPHRLPLEAHISHFIHNVPFPSPQRPRILVQMSPYDNLLLCQPVSSPLPLSGASFLQLLQSLGPELAITLLLAVLTEHKLLVHSLRPDLLTSVCEALVSMIFPLHWQCPYIPLCPLVLADVLSAPVPFIVGIHSSYFDLHDPPADVICVDLDTNTLFQTEEKKLLSPRTLPRRPYKVLLATLTNLYQQLDQTYTGPEEEASLEFLLTDYEAVCGRRARLEREVQGAFLRFMACLLKGYRVFLRPLTQAPSEGARDVDNLFFLQGFLKSRERSSHKLYSQLLHTQMFSQFIEECSFGSARHAALEFFDSCVDKVHPEQEKPEPTPLVELEELSGSELTVFITPPEEPPVPEGSESTPQYCYDGFPELRAELFESLQEQPGALPVPGPSRSAPSSPAPRRTKQEMKVAQRMAQKSAAVPELWARCLLGHCYGLWFLCLPAYVRSAPSRVQALHTAYHVLRQMESGKVVLPDEVCYRVLMQLCSHYGQPVLSVRVMLEMRQAGIVPNTITYGYYNKAVLESKWPSGTPGGRLRWAKLRNVVLGAAQFRQPLRERRQQQQQQQQQQQQVSAPQEAGSSQAEPYLERPSPTRPLQRQTTWAGRSLRDPASPPGRLVKSGSLGSARGAQPTVEAGVAHMIEALGVLEPRGSPVPWHDGSLSDLSLTGEEPVPGGSPGGSGSALSAQSTEALEGLSGRGPKAGGRQDEAGTPRRGLGARLQQLLTPSRHPPTSRIPPPELPPDLPPPARRSPMDSLLHPRERPGSTASESSASLGSEWDLSESSLSNLSLRHSSERLSDTPGSFQSPSLEILLSSCSLCRACDSLVYDEEIMAGWAPDDSNLNTTCPFCACPFVPLLSVQTLDSRPSVPSPKSADASGSKDAPVPGGPGPVLSDRRLCLALDEPQLCNGHMGGSSRRVESGAWAYLSPLVLRKELESLVENEGSEVLALPELPSAHPIIFWNLLWYFQRLRLPSILPGLVLASCDGPSHSQAPSPWLTPDPASVQVRLLWDVLTPDPNSCPPLYVLWRVHSQIPQRVVWPGPVPASLSLALLESVLRHVGLNEVHKAVGLLLETLGPPPTGLHLQRGIYREILFLTMAALGKDHVDIVAFDKKYKSAFNKLASSMGKEELRQRRAQMPTPKAIDCRKCFGAPPEC; from the exons ATGGCGGAGGAGCGGCCCCCCCGGCTGGTGGATTACTTCGTAGTAGCTGGGCTTGCAGGGAACGGAGCACCCATCCCTGAGGAAACGTGGGTTCCTGAACCCAGTGGGCCCCTGCGCCCTCCCCGGCCAGCTGAGCCCATCACAGATGTGGCAGTCATCGCTAGGGCACTGGGCGAGGAAGTGCCCCAGGGCTACACATGCATCCAGACTTCCGCTGGGGGCCACCCCTTGGAACTCAGTGCTGGGCTTCTGGGTGGAACTCAACCCGTCATCTGCTACCGCAGGGGCCGTGACAAGCCCCCCCTTGTTGAGCTGGG GGTGTTGTATGAGGGGAAGGAACGTCCCAAGCCTGGCTTCCAAGTGCTTGACACAACACCCTACAGCCACTCAGCAAACCTGGCCCCTCCAGGCCCTGGGCACCCCCGCACCTACCTCACTTATCGGCGGGCAGCAGAGGGGGCAGGGCTGCATGCCCTGGGCATCACCGACCTCTGCCTGGTGCTGCCCAGTAAGGGCGAGGGCACTCCCCATACTTACTGCCGGCTGCACCGCAACCTCAACCCTGGCATG TGGGGCCCAGCAGTGTACCTGTGCTATAAGGTGGGCCTGGCGAAGGCCAACACACTGGTGTACGAGGCAG AGCTGCTGGGCCGCTACCCGGAGGAGGACAATGAGGCGTTCCCGCTGCCCGAGTCAGTGCCCGTCTTCTGCCTGCCCATGGGGGCCACTATCGAGTGCTGGCCTGCCCAGACCAAGTACCCCGTGCCTGTCTTCTCCACCTTTGTGCTCACGGGTGCAGCTGGTGATAAG GTGTATGGTGCCGCCCTGCAGTTCTACGAGGCATTCCCAAGGGCCAGGCTGTCAGAGCGACAGGCACGGGCATTGGGCCTGCTGAGCGCCGTGGAGCGGGGTCGGGCACTGGGGGGCAGAGCTGTGCGCAGCCGGCGCGCCATCGCCGTGCTGTCCCGCTGGCCTGCCTTCTCTGCCTTCCGCGCCTTCCTCACCTTCCTTTACCGCTACTCCGTCTCAGGCCCCCACCGCCTGCCCTTGGAAGC gcacATCTCCCACTTCATTCACAACgtgcccttcccttccccacaGAGACCCCGCATCCTAGTGCAG ATGTCTCCCTATGACAACTTGCTCCTCTGTCAGCCTGTATCCTCGCCCCTGCCCCTCAG TGGTGCCAGCTTCCTGCAGCTGCTGCAGAGCCTGGGCCCTGAGCTGGCTATCACACTGCTGCTGGCTGTGCTCACAGAGCACAAGCTGCTGGTCCACTCGCTGCGGCCAGACCTGCTCACCAGCGTCTGCGAGGCCCTCGTCTCG ATGATCTTCCCACTGCACTGGCAGTGCCCCTACATTCCTCTGTGCCCGCTGGTGCTGGCAGATGTGCTGAGTGCCCCAGTGCCCTTCATTGTGGGTATCCACTCCAGCTACTTTGATCTGCATGACCCGCCTGCTGATGTCATCTGTGTCGACCTTGATACCAACACACTCTTCCA GACTGAGGAGAAGAAGCTCCTCTCCCCTCGGACCCTGCCCCGCAGACCCTACAAGGTTCTGCTGGCCACACTGACAAACCTGTACCAGCAGCTGGACCAGA CATACACTGGACCTGAGGAGGAGGCATCCCTGGAGTTCCTACTGACAGACTACGAGGCAGTGTGTGGCCGCAGGGCCCGGCTGGAACGCGAAGTCCAAGGAGCCTTCCTCCGCTTCATGGCCTGTCTGCTCAAGGGCTACCGGGTCTTCCTGCGCCCACTCACCCAGGCCCCCTCCGAGGGAGCTCGTGATGTTGACAACCTTTTCTTCCTGCAGG GCTTCCTCAAATCTCGGGAACGCTCCAGCCACAAACTTTACTCTCAGCTGCTGCATACACAGATGTTCTCACAGTTCATTGAGGAGTGCTCTTTCGGCTCTGCTCGCCATGCTGCCCTGGAATTCTTCGACTCTTGTGTTGACAAG GTCCACCCAGAGCAGGAGAAGCCTGAGCCGACACCTTTAGTGGAGCTAGAGGAGCTGTCAGGAAGTGAGCTCACTGTCTTTATCACACCTCCCGAGGAGCCTCCCGTACCAGAGGGCAGTGAATCCACTCCCCAGTACTG CTACGATGGGTTCCCAGAGCTACGGGCTGAGCTGTTTGAGTCtcttcaagagcagcctggggcCCTGCCTGTGCCAGGCCCTTCACGTAGCGCCCCCAGCAGTCCTGCTCCTCGCCGTACCAAACAG gagatgaaggttgcacaGCGGATGGCACAGAAGTCAGCAGCTGTGCCTGAGCTGTGGGCCCGGTGCCTGCTGGGGCACTGCTATGGGCTGTGGTTCCTGTGTCTGCCTGCTTACGTGCGCTCGGCACCCTCCCGGGTGCAGGCACTGCACACGGCCTACCATGTGCTGCGCCAGATGGAGAGCGGCAAGGTGGTGCTCCCTGATGAG GTGTGTTACCGGGTACTGATGCAGCTCTGCTCACACTATGGGCAGCCTGTGCTGTCTGTGCGGGTCATGCTGGAGATGCGGCAGGCAGGCATTGTGCCCAACACCATCACCTATGGCTACTACAATAAG GCTGTGCTAGAAAGCAAGTGGCCGTCTGGCACACCAGGTGGGCGTCTGCGCTGGGCCAAGCTCCGGAATGTCGTCCTGGGGGCTGCTCAGTTCCGCCAGCCCTTGAGAGAACGgcgacagcagcagcagcagcagcagcagcagcagcagcaggtgtCAGCACCTCAAGAGGCAGGCAGCTCCCAGGCAG AGCCCTATTTGGAGCGCCCTTCCCCTACTCGCCCCCTTCAGCGCCAGACTACTTGGGCTGGGCGAAGTCTGAGAGACCCGGCCTCACCCCCTGGACGCCTGGTGAAGAGTGGTAGCCTGGGCAGTGCCCGAGGGGCACAGCCCACTGTGGAGGCTGGTGTAGCCCACA TGATAGAGGCCTTGGGGGTCCTGGAACCCCGAGGATCACCTGTGCCCTGGCACGATGGAAGTCTCTCAGACCTGAGCCTGACGGGGGAGGAGCCGGTCCCTGGAGGCAGCCCAGGGGGCTCAGGCTCAGCCCTGAGTGCCCAGTCCACTGAGGCCCTGGAAGGGCTAAGTGGGCGGGGACCCAAGGCTGGTGGGCGACAGGATGAGGCAGGCACCCCCCGACGAGGGCTGGGTGCCCGCCTCCAACAGCTGCTCACTCCTTCCCGCCACCCCCCCACTTCCCGCATTCCCCCACCTGAGCTGCCTCCTGACCTGCCTCCCCCAGCCCGCCGCAGCCCAATGGACAGTCTTCTGCACCCCCGGGAGCGCCCTGGATCCACTGCCTCCGAG AGCTCAGCCTCTCTGGGCAGTGAGTGGGACCTCTCAGAATCTTCTCTCAGTAACCTGAGTCTTCGCCATTCCTCAGAGCGCCTCAGTGACACCCCTGGATCCTTCCAGTCACCTTCCCTGGAA ATTCTGCTGTCCAGCTGCTCCCTGTGCCGTGCCTGTGATTCGCTGGTGTACGATGAGGAAATCATGGCTGGCTGGGCACCTGATGACTCTAACCTCAATACAACCTGCCCCTTCTGCGCCTGCCCCTTTGTGCCCCTGCTCAGTGTCCAGACCCTTGATTCCCGGCCCAG TGTCCCCAGCCCCAAGTCTGCTGATGCCAGTGGCAGCAAAGATGCTCCTGTCCCTGGGGGTCCTGGCCCTGTGCTCAGTGACCGCAGGCTCTGCCTTGCTCTGGATGAGCCCCAGCTCTGCAACGGGCACATGGGG GGATCCTCCCGGCGGGTTGAGAGTGGGGCATGGGCATACTTGAGCCCCCTGGTGCTGCGTAAGGAGCTGGAGTCGCTGGTAGAGAACGAGGGCAGTGAGGTGCTGGCGTTGCCTGAATTGCCCTCTGCCCACCCCATCATCTTCTGGAACCTTTTGTGGTATTTCCAACGGCTACGCCTGCCCAGTATTCTACCAGGCCTGGTGCTGGCCTCCTGTGATGGGCCTTCACACTCCCAG GCCCCATCTCCTTGGCTAACCCCTGATCCAGCCTCTGTTCAGGTACGGCTGCTGTGGGATGTACTGACCCCTGACCCCAATAGCTGCCCACCTCTCTATGTGCTCTGGAGGGTCCACA GCCAGATCCCCCAGCGGGTGGTATGGCCAGGCCCAGTACCTGCATCCCTTAGTTTGGCACTGTTGGAGTCGGTGCTGCGCCATGTTGGACTCAATGAAGTGCACAAGGCTGTGGGGCTCCTGCTGGAAACTCTAGGGCCCCCACCCACTGGCCTGCACCTGCAGAG GGGAATCTACCGTGAGATTTTATTCCTGACAATGGCTGCTCTGGGCAAGGACCACGTGGACATAG TGGCCTTCGATAAGAAGTACAAGTCTGCCTTTAACAAGCTGGCCAGCAGCATGGGCAAGGAGGAGCTGAGGCAGCGGCGGGCACAGATGCCCACTCCCAAGGCCATTGACTGCCGAAAATGTTTTGGAGCACCTCCAGAATGCTAG